From one Nycticebus coucang isolate mNycCou1 chromosome 14, mNycCou1.pri, whole genome shotgun sequence genomic stretch:
- the LOC128565411 gene encoding olfactory receptor 5L1-like translates to MGKENCTAVTEFILLGLSDAPELRAFLLLIFLFIYGVTVLANLGMTALIQVSSQLHTPMYFFLSHLSFVDFCYSSIIVPKMLANILNKDKSISFQGCMTQFYLFCMFAVTEVFLLAVMAYDRFVAICNPLLYTVTMSHRLCVELVSCCYLCGTVCSLIHLCSALEIPSYTSNVINHFFCDLPPLLSLACSDVTVNEVLLFTVAAFSEIFTIVIILTSYLFILVTILRIRSAEGRRKAFSTCASHLTAIMVFHGTILSIYFRPSSGDSGDADKVSTVFYTVVIPMLNPLIYSLRNKDVKEALRKVVGSRTHS, encoded by the coding sequence ATGGGCAAGGAAAACTGCACCGCTGTGACAGAGTTCATTCTCCTTGGACTGTCAGACGCCCCTGAGCTGCGAGCTTTCCTCCTACTGATTTTCCTCTTCATCTATGGAGTCACGGTTTTGGCCAACCTGGGTATGACGGCACTCATCCAAGTTAGCTCCCAGCTTCATACCCCCATGTACTTTTTCCTCAGTCACTTATCCTTTGTAGATTTCTGCTACTCCTCAATCATTGTGCCCAAGATGTTGGCTAATATCCTCAACAAGGACAAATCCATCTCCTTCCAGGGATGCATGACACAATTCTACTTGTTTTGCATGTTTGCAGTCACTGAGGTCTTCCTGCTGGCAGTGATGGCCTACGACCGCTTTGTGGCCATCTGTAACCCTCTGCTGTACACGGTCACCATGTCTCACAGGCTCTGTGTGGAGCTGGTCTCCTGCTGCTACCTCTGTGGGACAGTGTGCTCTCTCATCCACTTGTGCTCAGCTCTGGAGATCCCGTCCTACACATCAAATGTGATCAACCACTTCTTCTGCGATCTGCCCCCTCTCCTGAGTCTTGCTTGCTCAGATGTCACTGTGAATGAGGTGCTGCTGTTCACTGTGGCCGCCTTCAGTGAGATCTTCACCATCGTGATCATCCTCACTTCCTACTTGTTTATTTTGGTCACCATCCTGAGGATTCGCTCTGCAGAGGGCAGGCGCAAGGCATTTTCCACCTGTGCTTCCCACCTCACGGCCATTATGGTCTTTCACGGAACGATCCTCTCCATTTACTTCAGGCCCAGCTCTGGTGACAGTGGGGATGCTGACAAAGTGTCCACGGTGTTCTACACTGTAGTGATTCCCATGCTGAACCCCCTGATCTACAGCCTGAGGAACAAGGATGTAAAGGAAGCTCTCAGAAAAGTGGTGGGCTCCAGAACACATTCCTAG
- the LOC128565534 gene encoding olfactory receptor 5D18: MLLSGRNKSSATFTLLGFSDYPELQILLFLIFLAIYSVTVVGNLGMIIIIKVNPKLHTPMYFFLSHLSFVDFCYSSIIAPKTLVNLIVEDRTISFLGCMIQFFLFCTFVVTESFLLAVMAYDRFVAICNPLLYTVAMSQKLCALLVLGSYTWGVACSLILTCSALKLSFHSFNTINHFFCEFSSLISLSCSDTYINQLLLFIFATFNEVSTLLIILTSYAFIVVTILKMRSASGRRKAFSTCASHLTAITIFHGTILFLYCVPNSKNSRHTVKVASVFYTVVIPMLNPLIYSLRNKDVKDTVSKIMDTKVFSY; encoded by the coding sequence ATGCTCCTATCAGGTAGAAATAAAAGTTCAGCTACATTTACACTCTTGGGATTCTCAGATTATCCAGAGCTGCAAATCCTGCTCTTCTTGATTTTTCTGGCCATCTACAGTGTCACTGTGGTAGGAAATCTTGGGATGATTATAATCATCAAAGTTAACCCCAAACtgcacacccccatgtactttTTCCTCAGCCACCTCTCCTTTGTGGATTTCTGCTACTCCTCCATCATTGCTCCCAAGACGCTGGTGAACCTGATTGTAGAAGACagaaccatttcttttttagGATGTATGATccaattctttctcttttgtacCTTCGTTGTAACAGAGTCCTTTTTACTAGCTGTGATGGCCTATGACCGCTTTGTGGCCATTTGCAATCCTCTGCTCTACACGGTGGCCATGtcccagaaactctgtgccttgcTGGTGCTTGGATCGTACACATGGGGAGTAGCGTGTTCCTTGATACTGACATGCTCTGCTTTAAAGTTGTCTTTTCATAGTTTCAACACAATCAATCACTTCTTCTGTGAGTTCTCCTCCCTGATATCCCTCTCTTGCTCTGATACTTACATCAACCAGctgttgcttttcatttttgcCACTTTTAATGAAGTCAGCACACTGCTCATCATTCTCACGTCATATGCCTTCATCGTTGTCACCATCCTCAAGATGCGTTCAGCCAGTGGGCGCCGCAAAGCCTTCTCCACCTGTGCCTCCCACCTGACCGCGATCACCATCTTCCATGGCACCATCCTCTTTCTCTACTGTGTGCCCAACTCCAAAAACTCTAGGCACACAGTCAAAGTGGCCTCCGTGTTTTACACAGTGGTGATCCCCATGTTGAACCCCCTGATCTACAGTCTGAGAAATAAGGATGTCAAGGATACAGTCAGCAAGATAATGGACACTAAAGTCTTTTCTTATTGA